From Psychroflexus torquis ATCC 700755, the proteins below share one genomic window:
- a CDS encoding energy transducer TonB: MKPKKYPHKNLNNKKLIFFQVGLIAVLLLVLISVEWKTETQLLASNDRVTYQLLQVEEMSNVTVPEKVLKPIKRPKPDVDDFIIDEKEPESKTEKKPIQKKTTFIPGLLDFDDFEPIEDEPIKEIGFEFIEDVPIFPGCEQYTDNTERKACMSEQLKAFINKEFDTGLASDLGLTGINRIYTSFKIKANGEAEFINARASHPKLKEESRRVIEKLPTMQPGKQRGKPVDVIFALPITFKVSD; encoded by the coding sequence ATGAAACCTAAAAAATATCCACACAAAAATTTAAATAATAAAAAGCTAATTTTCTTTCAAGTCGGACTGATTGCTGTGCTTTTGCTGGTCTTGATTTCTGTAGAATGGAAAACGGAAACACAGCTTCTAGCAAGTAATGATAGGGTTACCTATCAACTTCTTCAAGTGGAAGAGATGTCGAATGTGACAGTACCCGAAAAGGTATTGAAACCTATAAAAAGGCCAAAACCAGACGTTGATGATTTCATTATTGATGAAAAAGAACCAGAATCCAAAACAGAAAAAAAGCCAATTCAAAAGAAGACAACTTTTATTCCTGGACTTCTAGATTTTGATGATTTTGAACCTATAGAAGACGAACCTATTAAAGAAATAGGATTTGAATTTATTGAAGATGTTCCTATTTTCCCAGGATGTGAACAGTATACCGATAATACTGAGCGGAAAGCTTGTATGAGTGAACAACTTAAAGCCTTTATAAATAAAGAATTTGACACGGGCTTAGCTTCAGATCTTGGTTTGACAGGTATAAATAGAATTTATACCTCTTTTAAAATAAAAGCTAATGGAGAAGCTGAATTTATTAACGCCAGAGCTTCACACCCAAAATTGAAGGAAGAAAGTCGACGTGTTATCGAAAAATTACCCACAATGCAACCTGGCAAACAGAGAGGAAAACCTGTAGATGTGATTTTTGCTTTGCCTATCACCTTTAAAGTTTCAGATTAG
- the cydB gene encoding cytochrome d ubiquinol oxidase subunit II: METFLGLDYPTWWFLVVGGLFSGYAILDGFDFGAGAWHMFFRKNSSRETALKAIDPTWHGNEVWLVIGGGTLFAGFPVFYGTLFSAMYTPFILFLLCIIFRGISIKFRNMEDMSWWRKMWDWSYSISSIMLAFLLGVVLGNILNGMPLDNNYEYTGRGFFEFLNPFSVLVGVTSLALFMMHGAIYLLLKTEGKLYDRIQSFLKWGMVFFIMSYLITTVYGLTFLEHLSQVFKDNKALFIVPLLVFLSIANVPRLASKKQYGWAFIFTSLTIALLLVLVAFELYPRLLLSSGVEKHSITIYNAAASTKTLKIMMGFVAVGGPLVLLYSYFVYRTFWGKVKLDSDESY, encoded by the coding sequence ATGGAAACGTTTTTAGGTTTAGATTATCCCACGTGGTGGTTTTTAGTTGTAGGAGGGCTCTTTTCTGGTTACGCCATTTTAGATGGCTTCGATTTTGGAGCTGGTGCTTGGCACATGTTTTTCAGAAAGAATTCTAGTAGAGAAACAGCCCTAAAAGCAATTGATCCCACTTGGCATGGTAATGAAGTCTGGTTGGTGATAGGTGGAGGTACATTATTTGCAGGTTTCCCAGTGTTTTACGGCACCTTATTTTCTGCTATGTATACACCGTTCATTCTTTTTCTTTTATGTATCATTTTTAGAGGGATCTCCATCAAATTTAGGAATATGGAAGACATGTCTTGGTGGAGGAAGATGTGGGATTGGAGTTATTCCATTTCTAGTATCATGTTGGCATTTTTACTAGGGGTAGTGCTGGGGAATATCCTAAACGGTATGCCTTTGGATAATAATTATGAATATACAGGAAGAGGCTTTTTTGAGTTCCTAAATCCATTTTCCGTTTTGGTAGGGGTTACTAGTTTAGCTCTTTTTATGATGCACGGAGCTATTTATCTATTGTTAAAAACGGAAGGAAAACTATATGATCGAATCCAAAGCTTTCTAAAATGGGGAATGGTCTTTTTTATAATGTCTTATTTGATCACCACTGTTTATGGTCTTACCTTTCTAGAGCATCTTTCGCAAGTATTTAAAGATAATAAAGCCTTATTTATCGTTCCATTGCTCGTGTTTTTGAGCATAGCCAACGTTCCGAGGCTTGCTAGCAAGAAGCAATACGGCTGGGCTTTTATTTTTACGAGCCTTACTATTGCTTTATTGCTAGTTCTCGTTGCTTTTGAACTCTATCCACGTTTACTTCTTTCTAGTGGGGTTGAGAAGCATAGTATTACTATATATAATGCAGCAGCCTCTACAAAAACCTTAAAAATCATGATGGGCTTTGTCGCTGTGGGTGGACCTTTGGTTCTGCTTTATAGTTATTTTGTATATAGAACGTTTTGGGGTAAAGTAAAATTAGATTCAGATGAATCTTACTAA
- a CDS encoding cytochrome ubiquinol oxidase subunit I: MDVEILSRIQFAFTIAFHYIYPPLSIGIGLIMVVFESIYIRTKKKEYEVLAKFWTKIFAITFGVGVVTGIVMEFEFGTNWATYSRYVGDIFGSALAAEGIFAFAIESSALGVLLFGWNRVKPWVHLVATLAVFLGSMFSAVWIVIANSWQQTPAGYHIVGEGMRARAEIVDFWAMVFNPSSVDRLTHVWLGAFLSGTFLILSVHAYYILKGRYVVLSKKAFKITLIVATISSLAQLFTGHQSAEGVSENQPAKLAALEGHFDAKAPADLYLFGWVDKENQEVTGLKVPGGLSFMIHQDFSTPITGLNAFPEEDRPSQVNAVFQFYHIMVAIGMFLIALSLFAVWRWKRGKLFDKKWLLWTFVFTALLPQIANQFGWFAAEMGRQPWVVYGLLRTSDALSKSVQANQVLFSLILFFIVYFILFLLFVYLMNKKIQSGPESEIDFDSTSLNKEISNVISK, translated from the coding sequence ATGGATGTAGAAATTCTATCTCGAATCCAATTTGCCTTTACAATTGCTTTTCACTATATCTACCCGCCATTAAGTATAGGAATTGGACTTATTATGGTTGTTTTTGAAAGTATTTATATTCGGACCAAGAAAAAGGAATATGAAGTATTAGCTAAATTTTGGACCAAAATCTTTGCGATTACTTTTGGTGTTGGTGTGGTGACAGGGATAGTTATGGAGTTTGAGTTTGGTACCAATTGGGCTACTTACTCACGGTATGTTGGAGATATTTTTGGAAGTGCTCTTGCGGCTGAAGGAATTTTTGCTTTCGCCATAGAAAGTAGTGCTTTAGGAGTTTTGTTATTTGGTTGGAACAGAGTTAAGCCATGGGTCCACTTAGTAGCTACTTTGGCAGTTTTTCTAGGTTCCATGTTTTCTGCAGTTTGGATTGTCATAGCTAACTCTTGGCAACAAACCCCGGCGGGTTATCATATCGTTGGCGAGGGCATGCGAGCCAGAGCAGAAATTGTTGACTTTTGGGCTATGGTCTTCAACCCATCTTCAGTAGATCGACTTACCCATGTTTGGTTAGGAGCCTTTTTATCTGGGACTTTTTTAATTTTAAGTGTTCACGCTTATTATATTTTGAAAGGACGATATGTTGTATTATCCAAGAAAGCCTTTAAAATAACACTTATCGTAGCTACAATTAGTTCACTAGCTCAGTTGTTTACAGGCCATCAATCTGCAGAAGGTGTTTCTGAAAATCAACCTGCAAAATTAGCAGCACTGGAGGGGCACTTTGACGCAAAAGCACCAGCCGATTTGTATCTCTTTGGATGGGTGGATAAAGAAAACCAAGAAGTGACGGGGCTTAAAGTTCCTGGAGGTTTATCATTTATGATACACCAAGATTTTTCGACTCCTATAACAGGTCTTAATGCTTTTCCTGAGGAAGACCGACCTTCTCAGGTGAATGCTGTTTTCCAGTTTTATCATATAATGGTTGCTATAGGAATGTTTTTAATTGCCTTAAGTTTATTTGCTGTTTGGCGATGGAAACGCGGTAAGCTCTTTGATAAAAAATGGCTCTTATGGACGTTTGTATTTACAGCTTTACTCCCTCAGATCGCAAATCAATTTGGATGGTTTGCAGCTGAAATGGGACGTCAGCCATGGGTAGTCTACGGTTTGTTAAGAACTTCAGATGCTCTTTCTAAAAGTGTTCAAGCCAACCAAGTTTTATTTTCTCTCATTCTGTTCTTTATCGTGTATTTTATCCTATTTCTCTTGTTTGTCTATCTTATGAATAAGAAAATCCAAAGCGGACCTGAAAGTGAAATAGATTTTGATAGTACTAGCCTAAACAAAGAAATTTCAAATGTCATTTCAAAATAA
- a CDS encoding c-type cytochrome, with the protein MKSFTKISFVFLISLLFACGGNEEKKENKKVKIGQQPKTEKKAKPANKSISTTSAEEDLANLGIGPIKSVDIGEGIDKNLANRGKEVFGNLCTACHKMEKKYVGPSLSGVSGRRSPEWIMNMIMNPEEMIKKDPIAKRLMIENNMAVMANQNVSKGDTRAILEYFREYDKNN; encoded by the coding sequence ATGAAATCATTTACTAAAATCAGTTTTGTTTTTCTTATCAGCTTATTATTTGCCTGTGGAGGAAATGAAGAGAAGAAGGAAAACAAAAAAGTAAAAATTGGTCAACAACCAAAAACTGAAAAAAAAGCTAAACCTGCGAATAAATCAATCTCTACAACTTCAGCAGAAGAGGACTTGGCAAATTTGGGTATTGGTCCAATTAAATCTGTAGACATTGGAGAAGGCATAGATAAAAATCTTGCAAATCGGGGTAAAGAAGTTTTTGGGAATTTATGTACAGCTTGCCATAAGATGGAAAAAAAGTATGTAGGACCATCACTATCCGGGGTATCCGGAAGACGAAGCCCAGAATGGATCATGAATATGATTATGAATCCGGAGGAAATGATTAAAAAAGATCCAATTGCTAAACGTTTGATGATAGAAAACAACATGGCGGTAATGGCCAATCAAAATGTTTCAAAAGGGGATACCCGGGCTATTTTAGAATATTTTAGAGAGTATGACAAGAATAACTAA